From Oncorhynchus mykiss isolate Arlee chromosome 25, USDA_OmykA_1.1, whole genome shotgun sequence, a single genomic window includes:
- the tmed8 gene encoding protein TMED8 isoform X2, protein MDGTNQPAEVNQQSPAGQQAMGGDVEESNSSGNSQNPGERKAQMPPLKPPSTWTSMAMKELKSKLRLEKDRVVTVKQGKILTVHVPTVPEGKQVCWEFATDSYDIAFGISFDWNPVTSQAITVHISESSDDEEEENQLEGLINPGDVEKGSKSLANSNIGEILPVYRLDSHMAVQGGSHEYPGEGTYLLKFNNSYSLWRNKTLYYRVYYSA, encoded by the exons ATGGATGGAACCAACCAGCCAGCTGAG GTTAATCAACAGTCTCCTGCCGGGCAGCAGGCCATGGGGGGAGATGTTGAAGAGAGCAACAGCAGTGGGAATAGCCAGAACCctggagagagaaaag CCCAAATGCCACCGCTGAAGCCTCCCTCCACGTGGACCTCCATGGCGATGAAGGAGCTCAAGTCCAAGCTGCGACTGGAGAAGGACCGTGTGGTGACAGTGAAACAAGGAAAGATTTTGACAGTGCATGTGCCCACCGTTCCTGAGGGAAAGCAAGTGTGCTGGGAGTTTGCCACAGATAGCTATGACATAGCCTTTGGAATCTCCTTTGACTGGAACCCTGTCACCAGCCAGGCCATCACGGTCCACATTAGTGAATCCAGCgatgacgaagaggaggaaaatcaGCTAGAAG GACTTATCAACCCAGGGGATGTTGAGAAGGGTTCTAAATCATTGGCCAACTCCAACATAGGGGAAATCTTACCTGTGTATCGTCTGGACAGTCACATGGCAGTGCAAGGTGGCAGTCACGAGTATCCAGGCGAAGGCACTTACCTTCTGAAGTTTAATAACTCCTACTCACTATGGCGAAATAAGACTCTGTACTACAGAGTGTATTACAGTGCCTGA
- the tmed8 gene encoding protein TMED8 isoform X1 — MDGTNQPAEVNQQSPAGQQAMGGDVEESNSSGNSQNPGERKVYGCALAQMPPLKPPSTWTSMAMKELKSKLRLEKDRVVTVKQGKILTVHVPTVPEGKQVCWEFATDSYDIAFGISFDWNPVTSQAITVHISESSDDEEEENQLEGLINPGDVEKGSKSLANSNIGEILPVYRLDSHMAVQGGSHEYPGEGTYLLKFNNSYSLWRNKTLYYRVYYSA, encoded by the exons ATGGATGGAACCAACCAGCCAGCTGAG GTTAATCAACAGTCTCCTGCCGGGCAGCAGGCCATGGGGGGAGATGTTGAAGAGAGCAACAGCAGTGGGAATAGCCAGAACCctggagagagaaaag TCTATGGTTGTGCTCTAGCCCAAATGCCACCGCTGAAGCCTCCCTCCACGTGGACCTCCATGGCGATGAAGGAGCTCAAGTCCAAGCTGCGACTGGAGAAGGACCGTGTGGTGACAGTGAAACAAGGAAAGATTTTGACAGTGCATGTGCCCACCGTTCCTGAGGGAAAGCAAGTGTGCTGGGAGTTTGCCACAGATAGCTATGACATAGCCTTTGGAATCTCCTTTGACTGGAACCCTGTCACCAGCCAGGCCATCACGGTCCACATTAGTGAATCCAGCgatgacgaagaggaggaaaatcaGCTAGAAG GACTTATCAACCCAGGGGATGTTGAGAAGGGTTCTAAATCATTGGCCAACTCCAACATAGGGGAAATCTTACCTGTGTATCGTCTGGACAGTCACATGGCAGTGCAAGGTGGCAGTCACGAGTATCCAGGCGAAGGCACTTACCTTCTGAAGTTTAATAACTCCTACTCACTATGGCGAAATAAGACTCTGTACTACAGAGTGTATTACAGTGCCTGA
- the zgc:163014 gene encoding rab9 effector protein with kelch motifs isoform X3: MGRLHFFVLWSLNDAPRQFISKSNRQCHQVHVPLPLPKQLVVFSLGEWRFLSSETTISVDVLVSQDVKPQRIGTLSDQTRCLTWEGDWNADLVQEATEKGRRGVYGKVLLTVCGEDKTPRRTVIGKRGRIAWSPEIIPQEDTGRASSPQKRKLSRENSVEKTGMKKTNCRAVCPSKRWSHTMCLSDPETAIVIGGEASDQTHCEDSLWKLEIDNDFWFPMNSPTSGPVPPCAHGHSATYDPDSKVVYVYGGLREGQRYSDLYILNTLTWKWKLVTARGDIPMLAYHSATIYKKELFVFGGVHPSRCPGGKVCSNALYIFNPEFELWYQPIVEGDRPLPRFGHTTTLLSNQLLIFGGRKTATYLNDLHILDLGFMEYTAVKYENMPPLPRGYHAALPVSDNRMLVSGGCSAVGALQDVHIFNTDTSMWHSVVSPLLCARPRAGHSVINLGGSVISDADKQKKGEYANIHCTVLVFGGSDCAGTFYNNTMKCTVEIPVE, from the exons ATGGGACGGTTACATTTTTTCGTCCTCTGGTCGTTAAACGATGCACCCCGTCAGTTTATCAG CAAATCCAATCGCCAGTGCCACCAAGTCCATGTTCCATTGCCACTGCCCAAACAACTTGTTGTATTCAGTCTTGGGGAATGGCGGTTCTTATCAAGCGAGACAACCATTTCAGTTGATGTTCTGGTTAGCCAGGACGTGAAACCGCAGAGGATTGGTACATTGTCAGACCAAACAAG GTGCTTGACTTGGGAGGGAGATTGGAATGCTGACCTTGTCCAAGAGGCaacagagaaagggaggagaggagtatatGGGAAGGTTTTGCTCACTGTTTGTGGAGAG GATAAGACCCCCAGACGGACGGTGATTGGGAAGAGGGGTCGCATCGCATGGAGCCCTGAAATTATTCCTCAGGAGGATACTGGTCGAGCATCTAGCCCCCAAAAAAGAAAGCTATCTAGAGAGAACAGTGTTGAGAAGACTGGAATGAAGAAGACCAACTGCAGAGCAG TTTGCCCATCAAAGCGCTGGAGCCACACCATGTGTCTGAGTGATCCTGAGACCGCCATTGTCATTGGAGGAGAAGCTTCTGACCAGACTCACTGCGAGGACTCCCTATGGAAACTGGAAATAG ACAACGATTTTTGGTTCCCAATGAATTCCCCCACCTCTGGACCTGTCCCACCGTGTGCCCATGGCCACTCTGCAACCTATGACCCTGATTCCAAGGTTGTCTACGTGTACGGAGGCCTGAGAGAGGGCCAGCGCTACAGCGACCTCTAtatcctcaacactctaacctgGAAGTGGAAGCTTGTCACA GCAAGAGGTGATATCCCCATGTTGGCCTACCACTCTGCAACTATCTATAAGAAAGAGCTCTTTGTTTTTGGGGGGGTTCACCCAAGCCGCTGTCCTGGAGGCAAGGTCTGCAGTAATGCTCTGTACATTTTTAACCCAGAGTTTGAGCTCTGGTACCAACCCATCGTCGAGGGGGACCGACCTCTACCTAGGTTTGG GCACACAACCACACTTTTGTCCAACCAGTTGCTCATTTTTGGTGGCAGGAAGACTGCAACCTACCTAAACGACCTCCACATTTTGGATCTTG GCTTCATGGAGTACACAGCTGTGAAATATGAGAACATGCCACCACTGCCTCGAGG ATATCATGCAGCACTGCCAGTATCCGACAACAGGATGCTGGTCAGTGGCGGTTGCAGTGCTGTTGGAGCCCTGCAGGACGTTCATATCTTTAACACGG ACACCAGTATGTGGCATTCAGTGGTCTCCCCTCTGCTCTGCGCCAGGCCTCGTGCCGGACACAGTGTGATCAATCTGGGAGGCTCTGTCATCTCAGATGCTGATAAACAGAAGAAGGGGGAGTATGCCAACATCCACTGCACCGTCTTGGTGTTTGGGGGCTCTGACTGCGCTGGGACCTTCTACAATAACACAATGAAGTGCACAGTGGAGATCCCTGTAGAATAA
- the zgc:163014 gene encoding rab9 effector protein with kelch motifs isoform X2 gives MGRLHFFVLWSLNDAPRQFISKSNRQCHQVHVPLPLPKQLVVFSLGEWRFLSSETTISVDVLVSQDVKPQRIGTLSDQTRCLTWEGDWNADLVQEATEKGRRGVYGKVLLTVCGENEASFISNTPRVPRKHSSPFEHNSNISHTLLNTSGSQRDKTPRRTVIGKRGRIAWSPEIIPQEDTGRASSPQKRKLSRENSVEKTGMKKTNCRAVCPSKRWSHTMCLSDPETAIVIGGEASDQTHCEDSLWKLEIDNDFWFPMNSPTSGPVPPCAHGHSATYDPDSKVVYVYGGLREGQRYSDLYILNTLTWKWKLVTARGDIPMLAYHSATIYKKELFVFGGVHPSRCPGGKVCSNALYIFNPEFELWYQPIVEGDRPLPRFGHTTTLLSNQLLIFGGRKTATYLNDLHILDLGFMEYTAVKYENMPPLPRGYHAALPVSDNRMLVSGGCSAVGALQDVHIFNTDTSMWHSVVSPLLCARPRAGHSVINLGGSVISDADKQKKGEYANIHCTVLVFGGSDCAGTFYNNTMKCTVEIPVE, from the exons ATGGGACGGTTACATTTTTTCGTCCTCTGGTCGTTAAACGATGCACCCCGTCAGTTTATCAG CAAATCCAATCGCCAGTGCCACCAAGTCCATGTTCCATTGCCACTGCCCAAACAACTTGTTGTATTCAGTCTTGGGGAATGGCGGTTCTTATCAAGCGAGACAACCATTTCAGTTGATGTTCTGGTTAGCCAGGACGTGAAACCGCAGAGGATTGGTACATTGTCAGACCAAACAAG GTGCTTGACTTGGGAGGGAGATTGGAATGCTGACCTTGTCCAAGAGGCaacagagaaagggaggagaggagtatatGGGAAGGTTTTGCTCACTGTTTGTGGAGAG AATGAAGCCAGTTTCATCAGCAATACTCCACGTGTGCCAAGAAAACATTCCAGCCCATTCGAGCACAACAGCAATATCTCCCATACTCTGCTCAACACCTCTGGGAGTCAGAGG GATAAGACCCCCAGACGGACGGTGATTGGGAAGAGGGGTCGCATCGCATGGAGCCCTGAAATTATTCCTCAGGAGGATACTGGTCGAGCATCTAGCCCCCAAAAAAGAAAGCTATCTAGAGAGAACAGTGTTGAGAAGACTGGAATGAAGAAGACCAACTGCAGAGCAG TTTGCCCATCAAAGCGCTGGAGCCACACCATGTGTCTGAGTGATCCTGAGACCGCCATTGTCATTGGAGGAGAAGCTTCTGACCAGACTCACTGCGAGGACTCCCTATGGAAACTGGAAATAG ACAACGATTTTTGGTTCCCAATGAATTCCCCCACCTCTGGACCTGTCCCACCGTGTGCCCATGGCCACTCTGCAACCTATGACCCTGATTCCAAGGTTGTCTACGTGTACGGAGGCCTGAGAGAGGGCCAGCGCTACAGCGACCTCTAtatcctcaacactctaacctgGAAGTGGAAGCTTGTCACA GCAAGAGGTGATATCCCCATGTTGGCCTACCACTCTGCAACTATCTATAAGAAAGAGCTCTTTGTTTTTGGGGGGGTTCACCCAAGCCGCTGTCCTGGAGGCAAGGTCTGCAGTAATGCTCTGTACATTTTTAACCCAGAGTTTGAGCTCTGGTACCAACCCATCGTCGAGGGGGACCGACCTCTACCTAGGTTTGG GCACACAACCACACTTTTGTCCAACCAGTTGCTCATTTTTGGTGGCAGGAAGACTGCAACCTACCTAAACGACCTCCACATTTTGGATCTTG GCTTCATGGAGTACACAGCTGTGAAATATGAGAACATGCCACCACTGCCTCGAGG ATATCATGCAGCACTGCCAGTATCCGACAACAGGATGCTGGTCAGTGGCGGTTGCAGTGCTGTTGGAGCCCTGCAGGACGTTCATATCTTTAACACGG ACACCAGTATGTGGCATTCAGTGGTCTCCCCTCTGCTCTGCGCCAGGCCTCGTGCCGGACACAGTGTGATCAATCTGGGAGGCTCTGTCATCTCAGATGCTGATAAACAGAAGAAGGGGGAGTATGCCAACATCCACTGCACCGTCTTGGTGTTTGGGGGCTCTGACTGCGCTGGGACCTTCTACAATAACACAATGAAGTGCACAGTGGAGATCCCTGTAGAATAA
- the zgc:163014 gene encoding tip elongation aberrant protein 1 isoform X1: protein MGRLHFFVLWSLNDAPRQFISKSNRQCHQVHVPLPLPKQLVVFSLGEWRFLSSETTISVDVLVSQDVKPQRIGTLSDQTRCLTWEGDWNADLVQEATEKGRRGVYGKVLLTVCGENEASFISNTPRVPRKHSSPFEHNSNISHTLLNTSGSQRISTPNSSHLGDSIFYAELKVNKTENDDSTLSDKPCISLTDKTPRRTVIGKRGRIAWSPEIIPQEDTGRASSPQKRKLSRENSVEKTGMKKTNCRAVCPSKRWSHTMCLSDPETAIVIGGEASDQTHCEDSLWKLEIDNDFWFPMNSPTSGPVPPCAHGHSATYDPDSKVVYVYGGLREGQRYSDLYILNTLTWKWKLVTARGDIPMLAYHSATIYKKELFVFGGVHPSRCPGGKVCSNALYIFNPEFELWYQPIVEGDRPLPRFGHTTTLLSNQLLIFGGRKTATYLNDLHILDLGFMEYTAVKYENMPPLPRGYHAALPVSDNRMLVSGGCSAVGALQDVHIFNTDTSMWHSVVSPLLCARPRAGHSVINLGGSVISDADKQKKGEYANIHCTVLVFGGSDCAGTFYNNTMKCTVEIPVE, encoded by the exons ATGGGACGGTTACATTTTTTCGTCCTCTGGTCGTTAAACGATGCACCCCGTCAGTTTATCAG CAAATCCAATCGCCAGTGCCACCAAGTCCATGTTCCATTGCCACTGCCCAAACAACTTGTTGTATTCAGTCTTGGGGAATGGCGGTTCTTATCAAGCGAGACAACCATTTCAGTTGATGTTCTGGTTAGCCAGGACGTGAAACCGCAGAGGATTGGTACATTGTCAGACCAAACAAG GTGCTTGACTTGGGAGGGAGATTGGAATGCTGACCTTGTCCAAGAGGCaacagagaaagggaggagaggagtatatGGGAAGGTTTTGCTCACTGTTTGTGGAGAG AATGAAGCCAGTTTCATCAGCAATACTCCACGTGTGCCAAGAAAACATTCCAGCCCATTCGAGCACAACAGCAATATCTCCCATACTCTGCTCAACACCTCTGGGAGTCAGAGG ATTTCAACCCCCAACTCATCACATCTAGGAGACAGCATTTTCTATGCCGAACTCAAAGTTAACAAGACAGAAAATGATGATTCCACTTTATCTGATAAACCCTGTATTTCGCTTACG GATAAGACCCCCAGACGGACGGTGATTGGGAAGAGGGGTCGCATCGCATGGAGCCCTGAAATTATTCCTCAGGAGGATACTGGTCGAGCATCTAGCCCCCAAAAAAGAAAGCTATCTAGAGAGAACAGTGTTGAGAAGACTGGAATGAAGAAGACCAACTGCAGAGCAG TTTGCCCATCAAAGCGCTGGAGCCACACCATGTGTCTGAGTGATCCTGAGACCGCCATTGTCATTGGAGGAGAAGCTTCTGACCAGACTCACTGCGAGGACTCCCTATGGAAACTGGAAATAG ACAACGATTTTTGGTTCCCAATGAATTCCCCCACCTCTGGACCTGTCCCACCGTGTGCCCATGGCCACTCTGCAACCTATGACCCTGATTCCAAGGTTGTCTACGTGTACGGAGGCCTGAGAGAGGGCCAGCGCTACAGCGACCTCTAtatcctcaacactctaacctgGAAGTGGAAGCTTGTCACA GCAAGAGGTGATATCCCCATGTTGGCCTACCACTCTGCAACTATCTATAAGAAAGAGCTCTTTGTTTTTGGGGGGGTTCACCCAAGCCGCTGTCCTGGAGGCAAGGTCTGCAGTAATGCTCTGTACATTTTTAACCCAGAGTTTGAGCTCTGGTACCAACCCATCGTCGAGGGGGACCGACCTCTACCTAGGTTTGG GCACACAACCACACTTTTGTCCAACCAGTTGCTCATTTTTGGTGGCAGGAAGACTGCAACCTACCTAAACGACCTCCACATTTTGGATCTTG GCTTCATGGAGTACACAGCTGTGAAATATGAGAACATGCCACCACTGCCTCGAGG ATATCATGCAGCACTGCCAGTATCCGACAACAGGATGCTGGTCAGTGGCGGTTGCAGTGCTGTTGGAGCCCTGCAGGACGTTCATATCTTTAACACGG ACACCAGTATGTGGCATTCAGTGGTCTCCCCTCTGCTCTGCGCCAGGCCTCGTGCCGGACACAGTGTGATCAATCTGGGAGGCTCTGTCATCTCAGATGCTGATAAACAGAAGAAGGGGGAGTATGCCAACATCCACTGCACCGTCTTGGTGTTTGGGGGCTCTGACTGCGCTGGGACCTTCTACAATAACACAATGAAGTGCACAGTGGAGATCCCTGTAGAATAA
- the LOC110505563 gene encoding maleylacetoacetate isomerase isoform X2, whose product MRLSLSCLTKPIIHGYFRSSCSWRVRIAFALKGIAFDQVPVNLIKDGGQQFTEQYKGLNPMQQVPAVQIDGIMLSQSLAVIQYIEETRTGHRLLPADPKKRAQVRMISDFIASGIQPVQNLYVLQKMGAEKVQWAHHFIQRGFEALEPILKETAGKYCVGDEISMADICLVPQVYNAERFKVDVDQFPTIKRLNQTLLKVDAFKESHPSCQLDTPAEICT is encoded by the exons ATGCGTCTCTCACTCTCTTGTCTCACAAAG CCCATTATTCATGGATATTTTAGGAGTTCGTGCTCTTGGAGGGTTCGAATCG CGTTTGCTCTGAAAGGTATTGCATTTGACCAAGTCCCAGTCAATCTTATCAAAGATGGGGGTCAGCAG TTTACAGAACAATACAAGGGGTTAAACCCTATGCAACAAGTGCCTGCTGTCCAAATTGATGGCATCATGCTGTCACAGTCG CTGGCAGTGATCCAGTACATTGAGGAGACCAGAACAGGACACAGGCTTCTCCCTGCAGACCCAAAGAAACGTGCCCAGGTGCGCATGATCTCTGACTTTATCGCCTCTGGGATCCAGCCTGTGCAG AATTTGTACGTGCTACAGAAGATGGGAGCAGAGAAGGTGCAGTGGGCGCATCATTTCATCCAGAGAGGTTTTGAAG CCCTGGAGCCCATTCTGAAAGAGACAGCTGGCAAGTACTGTGTAGGGGACGAG ATTTCCATGGCAGACATCTGTCTCGTCCCTCAAGTCTATAATGCTGAACG GTTCAAAGTGGATGTTGATCAGTTCCCAACTATCAAAAGGCTAAACCAAACCTTACTGAAGGTAGATGCTTTCAAAGAGAGTCATCCGTCCTGCCAACTAGACACACCTGCTGAAATATGTACATGA
- the LOC110505563 gene encoding maleylacetoacetate isomerase isoform X1, producing the protein MLGKCLVIDKNQGGGYLGAHSIGCKEQSCFRYHFGVTYFAVVKRLICLNTMANQTKPIIHGYFRSSCSWRVRIAFALKGIAFDQVPVNLIKDGGQQFTEQYKGLNPMQQVPAVQIDGIMLSQSLAVIQYIEETRTGHRLLPADPKKRAQVRMISDFIASGIQPVQNLYVLQKMGAEKVQWAHHFIQRGFEALEPILKETAGKYCVGDEISMADICLVPQVYNAERFKVDVDQFPTIKRLNQTLLKVDAFKESHPSCQLDTPAEICT; encoded by the exons ATGCTGGGAAAGTGCTTAGTCATAGACAAAAACCAGGGAGGAGGGTATTTGGGAGCACATTCTATTGGCTGCAAGGAACAAAGTTGTTTTCGTTATCATTTTGGAGTAACATACTTTGCAGTAGTTAAACGCCTGATCTGTCTGAATACTATGGCAAATCAAACCAAG CCCATTATTCATGGATATTTTAGGAGTTCGTGCTCTTGGAGGGTTCGAATCG CGTTTGCTCTGAAAGGTATTGCATTTGACCAAGTCCCAGTCAATCTTATCAAAGATGGGGGTCAGCAG TTTACAGAACAATACAAGGGGTTAAACCCTATGCAACAAGTGCCTGCTGTCCAAATTGATGGCATCATGCTGTCACAGTCG CTGGCAGTGATCCAGTACATTGAGGAGACCAGAACAGGACACAGGCTTCTCCCTGCAGACCCAAAGAAACGTGCCCAGGTGCGCATGATCTCTGACTTTATCGCCTCTGGGATCCAGCCTGTGCAG AATTTGTACGTGCTACAGAAGATGGGAGCAGAGAAGGTGCAGTGGGCGCATCATTTCATCCAGAGAGGTTTTGAAG CCCTGGAGCCCATTCTGAAAGAGACAGCTGGCAAGTACTGTGTAGGGGACGAG ATTTCCATGGCAGACATCTGTCTCGTCCCTCAAGTCTATAATGCTGAACG GTTCAAAGTGGATGTTGATCAGTTCCCAACTATCAAAAGGCTAAACCAAACCTTACTGAAGGTAGATGCTTTCAAAGAGAGTCATCCGTCCTGCCAACTAGACACACCTGCTGAAATATGTACATGA